A section of the Malus sylvestris chromosome 17, drMalSylv7.2, whole genome shotgun sequence genome encodes:
- the LOC126611942 gene encoding fasciclin-like arabinogalactan protein 8 yields MYLLGRFKFSTPITHLLLSFFFLFFSASSAYNITDVLSKYPDFSTFNDYLTKTRVCNQINEHRILTVLAVNNAAMSSLDGKSVDVINKVIRIHVFLDYLTLNKFKSLPTSQTTQVTTLLESPDQQRYLNITNGDSVSIVSAAGSTKVELVRDISPDEIYMTSVVQVSNVIMPSSLSISPSPSPSSPSPSPSPSPSPSSLPSPSPSPSSAPSPSPSPSPSPPPSSSSGPYDITNVLNDNSNFNLFSTYLTQTQVANQINERKTMTIFVVNNGAMASLVNKPMEIKRKVLSLHVLMDYYTVQSFHNLPSVQSIRINTLFQVTDNPSGQLGFVNVTNGNSISVVAAAGSDQATVVRDVSNYKTTYISVVQISNLLLPSELTAPSSNPSKSRSATPVKAPSNSIAAAPKLGDALSRSPTAAAPAPHSSARASTNSLITIIFVSALSLTSVMLI; encoded by the coding sequence ATGTATTTGCTCGGAAGGTTCAAGTTTAGCACACCCATCACGCatctcttgctctctttctttttccttttcttctctgcATCGTCGGCTTACAACATCACCGACGTTCTAAGCAAGTACCCCGACTTCAGCACCTTCAACGACTACCTCACAAAAACCCGAGTCTGTAACCAGATCAATGAACACAGAATTCTGACCGTCCTCGCTGTCAATAATGCAGCCATGTCCTCTCTAGATGGAAAATCAGTGGACGTGATCAACAAGGTGATACGCATCCACGTCTTTCTGGACTACTTAACATTGAATAAGTTCAAGAGCTTGCCTACTTCGCAGACCACCCAAGTGACCACGCTGCTCGAATCTCCTGACCAACAACGCTACTTGAACATCACAAATGGGGACTCCGTCTCAATTGTTTCCGCTGCTGGTTCTACTAAAGTAGAGCTAGTTCGAGATATTTCTCCAGATGAAATTTATATGACATCTGTGGTGCAAGTCAGCAATGTTATTATGCCCTCAAGCTTAAGCATTTCTCCCTCGCCATCGCCATCATCACCTTCACCTTCTCCTTCGCCATCACCATCACCTTCGTCGTTGCCTTCTCCATCCCCTTCCCCTTCATCTGCACCATCCCCATCCCCATCCCCATCTCCATCCCCTCCTCCTTCATCGTCATCCGGTCCTTATGACATCACCAATGTTCTAAATGACAACTCAAATTTCAACCTCTTCAGCACCTACCTGACTCAAACCCAAGTCGCTAACCAGATCAATGAACGCAAAACCATGACAATCTTTGTAGTAAACAACGGCGCCATGGCCTCTTTAGTCAACAAACCGATGGAGATTAAGAGGAAGGTGCTGAGCCTTCACGTTCTCATGGACTACTACACCGTCCAGAGTTTCCACAACTTGCCTAGTGTGCAGTCCATTCGAATAAACACGCTGTTCCAAGTTACCGACAACCCAAGTGGTCAACTAGGCTTCGTGAACGTCACAAATGGGAACTCAATCTCGGTTGTTGCAGCTGCCGGTTCTGACCAAGCAACGGTAGTTCGAGACGTTTCTAACTACAAAACTACTTACATATCCGTGGTGCAGATAAGCAACCTACTACTGCCTTCAGAATTAACTGCACCTTCTTCCAACCCAAGCAAGTCGCGATCTGCCACGCCTGTCAAGGCTCCGTCTAACAGTATTGCAGCCGCACCAAAGCTAGGCGACGCTCTATCGCGGAGTCCAACTGCAGCTGCTCCAGCCCCGCATTCATCTGCACGTGCTTCCACTAATTCTCTGATAACTATAATCTTTGTGTCCGCTTTGTCTCTGACTTCCGTGATGCTCATTTGA